GCGCTCAACTTCGCGGCCAACGTTTTTCTTCACTTCTTCACGCATTTTGGCAACGTCGCCGTCTTCAATGCCCAGAGCTTTGGCAAAGTCAGCGTTAACTTCAGGCAAAGTAGCTTCAGAAACGTTGTTCAGAGTGATGGTGAATACGGCAGATTTACCGGCAACATCTTTACCGTGGTAGTCTTCAGGGAAGTTTACGGTAACATCTTTGCTTTCACCGGCTTTCATACCGACAACACCGGCTTCAAATTCAGGCAACATTTGACCTGCGCCCAATACGAAAGCGTAGTTTTTAGACGCGCCGCCGGCGAAAGGCTCGCCGTCGATTTTGCCTTCAAAGTCGATGATGACGCGGTCGCCGTTTTGGGCTTCGCGGTCAACATGGTTGAAGCGGGTGCGTTGTTTGCGCAGGATTTCTACAGTTTGGTCAACTTCGGCATCGCCAACAGTCGCAGTAACTTTTTCTACTTCTTGGGCAGACAGGTCGCCAATAGTTACTTCAGGGAAAACTTCAAAAATAGCGGCAACTTTGAAAGACTCTTGATCGTCTTGTTCTTCAACGGCCTCAAAGCGTGGGTAACCGGCAACTTTCAATTCTTGAGCAACGGCAACATCGTAGAATTCGCGTTGTACCAATTCGTTGATAACGTCGTTTTGTGCGCTTGCGCCGTACATTTGAGCAATCATTTTGAACGGTGCTTTACCCGGACGGAAGCCGTCAACTTTTGCACGGCGTTGGGTTTGTTTCAGTTTTTTCTCAGTTTCTGCGTTGATTTTGGACCAAGGCAGAGACAATACTACTTTGCGTTCCAGATTTTCTAAAGTTTCAACAGTTACGCTCATCGTAAGCCCTTAAATTTGTTGTGTTTAAACGGTTATCCTTCTGCTCAGTATTCCGAAGAATTTCGGAAGCGTGCATAAGGTCAAAATTTAGCTGCTTAGTATAACACAATGTTTCACGAATAACATAAAAAGGCCGTCTGAAAAGTAGGAAATTCTTTTCAGACGGCCTTTGTGTTTCGATATTGTTGTTTTTTACAACTGGTCTTTTTGCGCCAGAATCCGTCGGCTGCCGTTGATGTCTGCAGGAGAGAGAACACCGGCATTTTCAAGCGCATCTATTAAATTGGCGGCACGGTTGTAGCCGATGCGTAATTGGCGTTGCAGGGCAGAAATGGAAGTCTTGCGGCTTTCTAATACGAAGGCAACGGCTTGATCGAATAGCTCATCGCTGTTTGCGTTCGGATTAACAATATTGGTGGTTTCGATGGCTGCTTCGCCACTGAGCAGGCCTTCCACATAATTGGTCGGAGCCTGTTCTTTGACGAAATTGACGACTTGATGTACTTCATCATCGGAAACAAACGCACCTTGCAGGCGTGTCGGTTCTGCGCTGCCCGGTTGCAGGAATAATGAGTCGCCGTATTTGAGCAATTCGTCCGCACCCATTTGGTCAAGAATGGTGCGGCTGTCGATTTTGCTTTGTACGGTAAAGGCCATTCGTGTCGGAATGTTGGCTTTAATCAGGCCGGTAACCACATCGACACTCGGGCGTTGAGTGGCGACAATCATGTGAATGCCTGCAGCACGCGCTTTTTGGGCAAGGCGTGCGATTTGCTGCTCAACGGATTTACGTTCGGTCATCATCAAGTCTGCTAACTCATCGATAACGACCACAATCAACGGCAGTTTTTCCAGAGGCTCAGGATCGTCAGGATTTAAGCTGAACGGGTTGAGCAATGGTTTACCTGCTGCTTTGGCTTGTTCGACTTTTTGGTTGAAACCGTCCAAATTACGCACGCCGGCATGGGAAAGCAGGCGATAACGTTTTTCCATTTCGGCAACACACCAGTTCAACGCTTGTCCGGCTTCGCGCATATCAGTTACGACCGGACAGAGCAGGTGCGGAATGCCGTCGTAAATGCTCAATTCCAGCATTTTCGGGTCAATCATAATGAAGCGGACTTCGTCAGGCGTGGCTTTGAAGAGCATGGACATAATCATGCCGTTCACACCGACGGATTTACCCGAACCGGTCATACCTGCGACCAAAAGATGCGGCATTTTTGCCAAGTCGCCGACAACGGGCGTACCTGCAATATCTTTACCCAAGGCAACGGTCAGTTTGGACTTGGCGTCAGTAAACACGGATGAAGAGAGGATTTCGCTCAACATGACGTCTTGGCGTTTCTCATTGGGTAATTCAATGCCCATGGTGTTTTTACCGGCAATGGTTTCTACGATACGTACTGCTTGCAGAGACATCGAGCGCGCCAAATCTTTGGATAGCGCGACAATTTGGCTGCCTTTGACACCTTGTGCCGGTTCGATTTCGTAGCGGGTAATCACGGGGCCGGAAGTAGCGGAAACAACCTGTACGCCGATGCCGAATTCAGCCAGCTTGGCTTCGATTAATTCTGCGGTCTGTTGCAATTCATCCGGATTGACGGCAACCGGTTCTTCAGACGGCATACGCAACAGGTTCATGTTGGGTTTGTGGTACTCGCCATTGTTTTTAGGTTCAGTATCGTCAAATAGGGAAGTTTGGATTTTAGGGGGCGGCGCAACGGATACGGCAACGGTTTTACGGTTGCTGCTGCTGCCTGCCAACGGAGCAACCGGAGTGGCGGTAATGGTTTTGGCTTCTTTAACCATGCGGCGCGTATTTTGGGTTTCCAAAGCTTCGGCGCTGACATCTTCTTTTTTATTTTGATATTGAGACAGTTTTTTCATCAAGCTGCCAAACAGGTCGCCCACATGGCTGCCGGATTTGGCCATGACTTCCAACCATGACACCTGAGCCAGCAGGGAAATGGACAACAGCAACATCACCAGCATAATCAACAGGCTGCCCGACTTGCCCAACAACCAAGCCAAGCCTGAACCCGCTAACAAGCCGACCAAGCCGCCTGCACCGACGGGAAGGGATTCGCTTAATGCGTTGTCAAACAGGAAGTGTTCGATAATCGGGCTGCACACCAGTAGGAGGAATAATGCCAAAGCGGCTACGCCGTGATTGTAGGGCTTGTGGTTTTCCTGCTTTTTCATGGGGCGGAAGTTTTTGTAGAGGAAAACGCAAGAGGCGACGATCCACCACCAAAATGACAGGCCGAACAAATAATACCCGACATCGGAAAGATAGGAACCAAAAAGGCCGCCGAGGTTGGCAACATCATGGCTTTGGGGAACGCTGCGCGACCATGCAGGGTCGTCCATGCTGAAGCTGGCCAGGGAAATAGCCAGATAAATGGTGATAACCAAGCCAAACAGCCATAAAGCATCATTAATCAAGTTGACGACATGCTCGGGGCGCGCTTTTTTTTCTTCGTTTCTTTGCAGCTCTTTGGCGGCCTTGAGGCGTTGGGAGACTTTATTGTCGGCTTGAGTTTGTGCTTTGGTGGATTTGCGTGTGGTCGGTTTGGCTGCCGGTTTGGTAGAGACGCGTTTTTTTGTTTGGGTTTTAGAAGATTTTGCAGTCATGAGATAAAGGCCGTCTGAAAAGACCGGAGGTAATGTGCGTAAAGGGCAAATTATACCGTATTTACTAGGCACAAGAAATTGAAACGGGCGTAATCATTATAGGATTCAGGCCGTCTGTTTGGCGTGACGAAAATTTTGGATTTCGTTTCCACCTGTTCAGACGGCCTGATGTTTTGATTGATTTGGACTTACATTCTGCCCAGTTCGCGTTGGAGGGCTTGAATATTTTTCTCCCTATCCAAAACCGCACCTTGCAACGTACTGATGGCCTGTTGATTGACGCTGCCGCCTTTGGCTGTCCGCGCTTGGCTCAGTTGCTTTTTGGCATCGGCCAAAGCCGCGCGTTCATTGGATAACTCGGTTTCCAAAATAGAGCGGCGGCTGTTGACGCCGGAGGACTTGGGAACCGGAGGAGGAGCCGTTTCAGAAGCGGTACGGACAGGGGCAGGTTTGGGCGTTGCCTTATGGTAGGATTTTGCCGCTGTATTTTTACTTTTTGCCGGAGCCGTTTGTGATGTCGGTGCGTTGAGTGTAGGCGCATCGCTAACCGGGGCGTCGTATCGGCTGCTGCTGTATTTGCCGACAATCGGCAAATCGTTGACGGCCTGGCAGTTACCGCTTGGACGCGAGGTATAGACAATTGAGCCGTTGACTTCACAGGTGTAGATTTTTGCGGCGTGGGCTTGGCTGTTGAAAACGGCAAGCGGCAGCAGGGATAGGGTAAGCAGATATTTTTTCATGATTCAGGTAGGGCTGATTCGTTGCAGTTGAGCATTTTATTCTTGTTCAGACGGCATGGGCTGCTGTTTTTTAGCTTTTGTACCGTTTTTGTTTTTGCTCGGTTTGTCGGCTTTTTTCTCTTGTTTATCGGATTTTCCCGCGCGTGCCTTTTTCTTAGGCTTTGCACTTGCGCGTTCATCAGAGGCATTGAGACTGCGGATGTTGAGGTGGTAACCGCTGCCTTGATGGCCGCTGATTTTAGGCAATTGTGCCTGTGCGCAGGAGGAGTTGGGTTCGGAAGTATAGCTGCCGTTGCCGCAGGAATAAACTGCGGCGGCTGCGTGAAGAGAAATGCCCAAGACGAAAGAGGATACGAGGAAGTATCCGGCTTGTTTGATGGTTGAAGTCATGTTTTTCCGTATTGTGTTTTATTTCAGACGGCCTGATGGCTCTATTTTTATTGGGAAAACTCGGCTTCGACATCAACTTGGATTTGCTCAAGCTCTTCCTGCCATTGCAGCCAGTTTTCTTCCAGTTGCGTTAATTTTACTTTAGTTTCTGTTAATTGTGCGAGTGTCTCTTGCAATTTGGGTTTATTTTCTTCTGAATAAGCAGATTCTTGTGCCAAAAATGCTTCACAGGCCGTCTGAATATCAGTCAATTGTGCGATTTCTTTTTCGGCTTTGTCGATCTTCTGCTGAATCGGTTTGCTGCGTTTGGCTTTTTCCTGACGGATTTGTGCTTCTATGCGCTTGGTATCCTTACGGCTTTGGCTTTGTGCAGAAGCGGCGGGGGCTGCTGCGGCGTTTTCTTGTGCCAATCGCCATTGACGGTAGTCGTTCAAATCGCCGTCGAAGTTGTTTAGACGGCCTTTATCAATCAATAGGAAGCTATCGGTAGTCGCTTCAAGCAGGCTGCGGTCGTGCGAAACGACAATCAATGCGCCTTGGAAACTTTGCAGGGCAAGTGTCAGGGCGTGGCGCATATCCAAGTCTAGGTGGTTGGTCGGTTCGTCAAGCAGCAGCAGATTAGGTTTTTGCCAGATAATCATGGCAAGGGCGAGCCGCGCTTTTTCCCCACCGGAGAACGGCTCGGTCTTTTGAACCGCCATATCGCCGACAAAGTTGAAACCGCCTAAAAAGTTACGGATTTCCTGTTCGCGGACTTCGGGCGAAAGCTGCTGGATATGCCAAACCGGACTTTGGTCGGCGCGTAAGGTATCCAGTTGATGTTGGGCAAAATAGCCGATATTGAGCTTTTCGGAGCGGACGATATTGCCGGAAAGTAAATCGATTTTTCCTGCCAATGCTTTGATAAATGTGGATTTACCGCTACCGTTAACGCCCAGCAGGCCGTAACGTGCGCCGCTTTCCAGAGACAAGGTGATATCGTGCAAAACGATATTGTCGCCATAGCCCAAATCGGCATGGTCGAGTTTCAATAATGGATTGGGCAGGTGGGTCGGATTGGCAAACTCAAAGGAAAATTCGCTATCCAAATGCGCAGGGGCGATGCGCTCGAGTTTGGCTAATGCCTTCATGCGGCTTTGGGCTTGTACGGCCTTTGTGGCTTTGGCTTTGAAACGGTCGATAAAGGATTGCAGATGTTTGATTTGTGCCTGCTGTTTGACGTAGGCGGCTTGTTGTTGCGCCAGACGTTGGGCGCGTTCGGCTTGGTAGAAATCGTAATTGCCGCCGTATTGGGTCAGTTTTTGTTGCGACAGCTCGATGGTGTGCGTTGTGGTGGCATTCAAGAAGTCGCGGTCATGG
This genomic interval from Neisseria sp. Marseille-Q5346 contains the following:
- the tig gene encoding trigger factor, whose translation is MSVTVETLENLERKVVLSLPWSKINAETEKKLKQTQRRAKVDGFRPGKAPFKMIAQMYGASAQNDVINELVQREFYDVAVAQELKVAGYPRFEAVEEQDDQESFKVAAIFEVFPEVTIGDLSAQEVEKVTATVGDAEVDQTVEILRKQRTRFNHVDREAQNGDRVIIDFEGKIDGEPFAGGASKNYAFVLGAGQMLPEFEAGVVGMKAGESKDVTVNFPEDYHGKDVAGKSAVFTITLNNVSEATLPEVNADFAKALGIEDGDVAKMREEVKKNVGREVERRIGEQTKESVMNALLKATDLQVPVALVNEEAARLANEMKQNFVNRGMADAANLDLPLDMFKEQAERRVALGLILAKLVEENKLEPTEDQIKAVVANFAESYEDPQEVIDWYYAEPSRLQGPTSLAVESNVVDFVLSKAKVTEKALSFDEVMGAQA
- a CDS encoding DNA translocase FtsK, with product MTAKSSKTQTKKRVSTKPAAKPTTRKSTKAQTQADNKVSQRLKAAKELQRNEEKKARPEHVVNLINDALWLFGLVITIYLAISLASFSMDDPAWSRSVPQSHDVANLGGLFGSYLSDVGYYLFGLSFWWWIVASCVFLYKNFRPMKKQENHKPYNHGVAALALFLLLVCSPIIEHFLFDNALSESLPVGAGGLVGLLAGSGLAWLLGKSGSLLIMLVMLLLSISLLAQVSWLEVMAKSGSHVGDLFGSLMKKLSQYQNKKEDVSAEALETQNTRRMVKEAKTITATPVAPLAGSSSNRKTVAVSVAPPPKIQTSLFDDTEPKNNGEYHKPNMNLLRMPSEEPVAVNPDELQQTAELIEAKLAEFGIGVQVVSATSGPVITRYEIEPAQGVKGSQIVALSKDLARSMSLQAVRIVETIAGKNTMGIELPNEKRQDVMLSEILSSSVFTDAKSKLTVALGKDIAGTPVVGDLAKMPHLLVAGMTGSGKSVGVNGMIMSMLFKATPDEVRFIMIDPKMLELSIYDGIPHLLCPVVTDMREAGQALNWCVAEMEKRYRLLSHAGVRNLDGFNQKVEQAKAAGKPLLNPFSLNPDDPEPLEKLPLIVVVIDELADLMMTERKSVEQQIARLAQKARAAGIHMIVATQRPSVDVVTGLIKANIPTRMAFTVQSKIDSRTILDQMGADELLKYGDSLFLQPGSAEPTRLQGAFVSDDEVHQVVNFVKEQAPTNYVEGLLSGEAAIETTNIVNPNANSDELFDQAVAFVLESRKTSISALQRQLRIGYNRAANLIDALENAGVLSPADINGSRRILAQKDQL
- a CDS encoding nucleolar protein, whose protein sequence is MTSTIKQAGYFLVSSFVLGISLHAAAAVYSCGNGSYTSEPNSSCAQAQLPKISGHQGSGYHLNIRSLNASDERASAKPKKKARAGKSDKQEKKADKPSKNKNGTKAKKQQPMPSEQE
- a CDS encoding ATP-binding cassette domain-containing protein, whose amino-acid sequence is MIEIKKLTLQRGLKVLLDKADAVINPGQRVGLIGKNGTGKSSLFALIKGEITQDGGEILIPKTWRLASVSQETPDLDISALDYVLQGDAELQAFQTALAQAEAQNDGMKQAEYHAKLEEIDAYTAPARAAKLLNGLGFAQEEHTRPVKSFSGGWRMRLNLAQALICRADLLLLDEPTNHLDLETVLWLENHLASLPCTQIIISHDRDFLNATTTHTIELSQQKLTQYGGNYDFYQAERAQRLAQQQAAYVKQQAQIKHLQSFIDRFKAKATKAVQAQSRMKALAKLERIAPAHLDSEFSFEFANPTHLPNPLLKLDHADLGYGDNIVLHDITLSLESGARYGLLGVNGSGKSTFIKALAGKIDLLSGNIVRSEKLNIGYFAQHQLDTLRADQSPVWHIQQLSPEVREQEIRNFLGGFNFVGDMAVQKTEPFSGGEKARLALAMIIWQKPNLLLLDEPTNHLDLDMRHALTLALQSFQGALIVVSHDRSLLEATTDSFLLIDKGRLNNFDGDLNDYRQWRLAQENAAAAPAASAQSQSRKDTKRIEAQIRQEKAKRSKPIQQKIDKAEKEIAQLTDIQTACEAFLAQESAYSEENKPKLQETLAQLTETKVKLTQLEENWLQWQEELEQIQVDVEAEFSQ